In Gemmatimonadaceae bacterium, one genomic interval encodes:
- a CDS encoding efflux RND transporter permease subunit: MNFTTLFIKRPIMTTLVMVAILFFGIIAYRGLPVSDLPNVDYPTITVSAVLPGASPATMAATVATPLEKQFSTIAGIDNMTSTSSLGQTQIVVQFTLDRDIDAAAQDVQAAITQTLRTLPQGILPPSYQKTNPASAPIITLALTSDVVPLYTLDEVGETTIAQHLSMVGGVAQVLVFGSEKYAVRIQLDPSQLASRNLALEDVATAVAAQNVNLPTGVLWGPKAALTVQATGQLSDAQQFRNMVVAYHNGAPVHLDELGQVTDNVQNTKTASWYNGSRAVVLAIQRQPGTNTVAVAERVKAALAKLSGDIPAGVQVHLLYDRSTSIQASVHDVTFTLELTLALVVLVIFLFLRNASATIIPSLALPMSIIGTFSAMYLLHYSLDNLSLMALTLAVGFVVDDAIVMLENIVRHLEMGKPPMQAALDGASEVGFTILSMTLSLAAVFIPILFMGGIIGKLFHEFAVTIAVSILVSGFVSLTLTPMLSSRFLRGDHGRTHGKFYMTTERIYERWLKAYERSLDWVMLHRVRTLVFSFIVLVATAWLFWVTPKGLFPSDDTGQLTATTEAAQGVSYDQLIRRQGEAAAIIAKDPAVVSVTSSVGTSAAANQGQMTIDVKPIADRRRGADDVARDLARATSGVPGITVYVQNPPVIQIGGLTTKSLYQYTLQSGDIDALDQASRTLEARLRALPQLANVTSDLLIASPQVTVDIDRDRAGQLGVSATEIENTLYDAFGQRQVSTIYTPTNEYWVVMELLPQFQQDVPSLRSLWVRSSTGTILPLSAVATFKTGIGPVTVNHAGQLPAVTISFDLAPGASLGNAVAAVEAQARQVLPSTIAASFSGLAQAFMVTQQGLVLLVVLAIFVIYVILGVLYESFVHPITILSGLPFAAFGALVALVVCGLSLDVYGFVGIIMLIGIVKKNAIMMIDFALDAERAGHKSPQEAIVQAASVRFRPIMMTTMAALMAALPIAVGWGAGAATRRPLGVAVVGGLAFSQLVTLYVTPVFYTYFDELQFKFAHWRRGPRGAAAPEPAPNPSGD; encoded by the coding sequence ATGAACTTCACCACCCTGTTCATCAAGCGGCCGATCATGACCACGCTGGTCATGGTGGCGATCCTGTTCTTCGGGATCATCGCCTATCGCGGCCTGCCGGTGAGCGACCTCCCCAACGTCGACTATCCGACCATTACCGTCAGTGCGGTGCTGCCCGGCGCGAGCCCGGCGACGATGGCGGCGACCGTGGCCACGCCGCTCGAAAAGCAATTCTCGACGATCGCCGGCATCGACAACATGACCTCGACGTCGAGCCTCGGCCAAACGCAGATCGTCGTGCAGTTCACGTTGGACCGCGACATCGATGCCGCCGCGCAGGACGTGCAGGCGGCGATCACCCAAACGTTGCGCACGCTGCCGCAGGGCATCCTGCCGCCGTCGTATCAGAAAACGAATCCGGCGAGCGCCCCGATCATCACGCTCGCGCTCACGTCGGACGTCGTGCCGCTCTACACACTCGACGAGGTGGGCGAGACGACCATCGCGCAACATCTGTCCATGGTCGGCGGCGTCGCGCAGGTGCTGGTGTTCGGGTCCGAAAAATACGCGGTGCGCATCCAGCTCGACCCGTCGCAGCTCGCGTCGCGCAATCTGGCGCTCGAAGACGTCGCAACCGCCGTCGCCGCGCAGAATGTCAACCTGCCCACCGGCGTGCTGTGGGGACCCAAGGCGGCCCTCACCGTGCAGGCCACCGGTCAATTGTCGGACGCGCAGCAGTTCCGGAACATGGTCGTTGCCTACCACAACGGCGCGCCCGTGCACCTGGATGAGTTAGGCCAGGTGACCGACAACGTGCAGAACACCAAGACCGCGAGCTGGTACAACGGATCGCGCGCGGTGGTGCTCGCGATTCAACGGCAGCCGGGCACGAACACCGTCGCCGTCGCCGAGCGCGTCAAAGCGGCGCTGGCAAAGCTCTCGGGCGACATTCCGGCCGGCGTGCAGGTGCATCTGCTGTACGACCGGTCGACGTCGATCCAGGCATCGGTGCACGACGTCACGTTCACGCTCGAGCTGACGCTCGCGCTCGTCGTGCTCGTGATCTTTCTGTTCCTCAGAAATGCGTCGGCCACGATCATCCCGAGTCTGGCGCTGCCGATGTCGATCATCGGCACGTTCTCGGCGATGTACCTGCTCCACTACAGTCTCGACAACCTCTCGCTCATGGCGCTCACCCTCGCCGTGGGCTTCGTGGTCGACGACGCGATCGTGATGCTCGAGAACATCGTGCGCCATCTCGAGATGGGAAAACCGCCCATGCAAGCCGCGCTCGACGGCGCAAGCGAGGTGGGGTTCACGATTCTCTCGATGACGTTGTCGCTGGCCGCGGTGTTCATTCCGATCCTGTTCATGGGCGGGATCATCGGCAAGCTGTTCCACGAATTCGCGGTCACGATTGCGGTTTCGATTCTCGTGTCGGGCTTCGTGTCGCTCACGCTCACGCCGATGTTGTCGAGCCGCTTCCTGCGCGGCGATCACGGGCGCACGCACGGCAAGTTCTACATGACCACGGAGCGCATCTACGAGCGATGGCTCAAGGCGTACGAGCGGAGCCTCGACTGGGTGATGCTGCATCGTGTGCGCACGCTCGTGTTCTCGTTCATCGTGCTGGTGGCCACGGCGTGGCTGTTCTGGGTGACGCCAAAGGGCTTGTTCCCGAGCGACGACACGGGCCAGCTCACCGCGACCACGGAAGCAGCGCAGGGCGTGTCGTACGACCAATTGATCCGGCGGCAGGGCGAAGCCGCGGCGATCATCGCCAAAGATCCGGCCGTAGTGTCGGTGACGTCATCGGTGGGCACATCGGCGGCGGCGAATCAGGGGCAGATGACGATCGACGTGAAGCCGATCGCCGACCGGCGCCGCGGCGCCGACGACGTGGCGCGCGACCTGGCGCGCGCCACCAGCGGCGTCCCCGGCATCACGGTGTACGTGCAGAATCCGCCGGTCATCCAGATCGGTGGCCTAACGACGAAGAGCCTCTACCAGTACACGCTGCAGAGCGGCGACATCGACGCGCTGGACCAGGCGTCGCGCACGCTCGAGGCCCGGCTGCGCGCGCTGCCGCAGCTGGCGAACGTGACCAGCGACCTGCTCATCGCGAGCCCGCAGGTGACGGTCGACATCGACCGCGACCGCGCCGGCCAGTTAGGCGTATCGGCCACCGAAATCGAGAACACGCTGTACGACGCCTTCGGCCAGCGGCAGGTGTCCACGATCTACACGCCGACCAACGAGTACTGGGTGGTGATGGAGCTGCTGCCCCAGTTCCAACAGGACGTGCCATCGTTGCGCTCACTCTGGGTGCGGTCGTCCACGGGAACGATCCTGCCGCTGAGCGCGGTGGCCACCTTCAAGACGGGTATCGGCCCGGTGACGGTGAATCACGCCGGCCAGCTGCCCGCGGTGACCATCTCGTTCGACCTCGCGCCGGGCGCGTCGTTAGGCAATGCGGTCGCGGCCGTGGAGGCGCAGGCGCGGCAGGTTCTGCCCTCGACGATCGCCGCCAGCTTCTCCGGCCTCGCGCAGGCGTTCATGGTGACGCAGCAGGGCCTGGTGCTGCTCGTGGTGCTGGCGATCTTCGTGATCTACGTGATCCTCGGCGTGTTGTACGAGAGCTTCGTCCACCCCATCACGATCCTGTCGGGTCTGCCGTTCGCCGCGTTCGGCGCGCTGGTGGCGCTCGTGGTCTGCGGCCTGAGCCTCGATGTCTACGGCTTCGTCGGCATCATCATGCTCATCGGGATCGTGAAGAAGAACGCCATCATGATGATCGATTTCGCGCTCGACGCCGAGCGCGCCGGACACAAGTCGCCGCAGGAGGCGATCGTGCAGGCCGCCAGCGTGCGCTTCCGCCCGATCATGATGACGACCATGGCGGCGCTCATGGCCGCGCTGCCGATCGCCGTCGGCTGGGGCGCGGGCGCGGCGACACGGCGTCCGTTAGGCGTGGCGGTGGTCGGCGGCCTGGCGTTCTCGCAGCTCGTGACGCTGTACGTCACGCCCGTGTTCTACACGTACTTCGACGAGCTCCAATTCAAGTTTGCCCATTGGCGGCGCGGACCGCGGGGCGCCGCGGCGCCGGAGCCGGCACCCAACCCGAGCGGCGACTGA
- a CDS encoding efflux RND transporter permease subunit produces MRLTGLFIRRPVMTTLLMVMILVFGVVAYARLPVSDLPTVDYPTISVSASLSGASPETMAATVATPLEKSFSAIAGIDNITSTSTLGSTRVTLQFSLDRNVDAAAQDVNAAISQALPNLPSNIIPPSYRKQNPAAAPILFIALTSKVVPLPVLDEYGETTIAQRLSMVDGVAEVSVYGSQKYAVRIELDPQQLAARNLSMQQVSQAIRANNVVLPTGVLYGPARTYTVLATGQLSDAAQFRRLVVAYHNGSPVHLAELGNVLDDVQNDKAASWYNDERAIVLAVERQPGTNTVAVATAVKAVLAEIQHEIPSDVSMNVRYDRSVSIERSVHDVKFSLVLALALVILVIFLFIRNGVATLIPSLTLPMAVVGTFAVMALLNFSIDNLSLMALTLAVGFVIDDAIVMLENIVRHQEMGKPPLAAALEGASEVGFTILSMTLSLAAVFIPLIFMGGLIGRLFREFAITIAAAVIVSGFVSVTLTPMLCSRFLKPPHEVHHGRVYEWSERMFNGWLRAYERSLAWTMRHRPLTLVFSVLILVLTVVLFAIVPKGLFPPDDSGLLSGTTEAAEGTSYDEMVRLSTIARSIVAKDTNVAGYMTSVGSGGPSSATNQGSLFLALKPAGQRPSGDVVSAELSRKLSRIPGLTVFIQNPPSIRIGGRSSKGQYQFTLQSSDVNELYHWTDVLVAKLRTLPILTGVTTDLLNQNPQITVRIDRDRAAQLGVTPQAIEQSLATAYNEQQVSTIYTASNEYWVVMQTLPKDQLDAAALAHLYVPGSGSKAVRLADIADFERGVGPAAVNHSGQLPSVTISFNTPPNESLGAAVAAVEDVARTTLPADITTGFAGTAQAFQSSEQGLGVLLLITIFVIYVILGILYESFIHPITILTGLPFAAFGALLALVITHVELDVYGYVGVIMLIGIVKKNAIMMIDFAVQTERTEHSSPAEAIVKAASVRFRPIIMTTCAAIMGTLPIAIGVGPSAASRRPLGVAVVGGLAFSQIVTLYVTPVFYTYLDDAQSWLAGLPGRISRRLHRTPLEPEPSPGADD; encoded by the coding sequence ATGAGACTCACCGGGCTGTTCATCCGCCGGCCGGTCATGACGACGCTGCTCATGGTCATGATCCTCGTGTTCGGCGTCGTCGCGTACGCGCGACTGCCCGTGAGCGACTTGCCGACGGTGGACTATCCCACGATTTCCGTGAGTGCGAGTCTCTCCGGCGCGAGCCCGGAGACGATGGCTGCCACCGTGGCGACGCCACTCGAGAAGTCGTTCTCCGCCATCGCCGGCATCGACAACATCACGTCGACCAGCACACTGGGCTCGACGCGGGTGACGCTGCAATTCTCGCTCGACCGCAACGTCGACGCGGCCGCGCAGGACGTGAACGCGGCCATCTCCCAGGCGCTGCCGAATCTTCCGTCGAACATCATCCCGCCGTCGTACCGCAAGCAGAATCCCGCGGCCGCGCCCATTCTGTTCATCGCGCTCACGTCCAAGGTGGTGCCGCTGCCGGTGCTGGATGAATATGGCGAGACCACGATCGCCCAACGACTGTCGATGGTGGACGGCGTCGCCGAGGTCTCGGTGTACGGCTCGCAGAAGTATGCGGTGCGCATCGAGCTCGACCCGCAGCAGCTCGCGGCGCGCAACCTGAGCATGCAGCAAGTGTCGCAGGCGATACGCGCCAACAACGTGGTGCTGCCCACGGGCGTGCTGTACGGTCCCGCGCGCACCTACACCGTGTTGGCCACCGGACAGCTCAGCGACGCCGCACAGTTCCGCCGGCTGGTCGTCGCCTACCACAACGGCTCGCCGGTCCACCTGGCAGAGTTAGGCAACGTGCTGGACGACGTGCAAAACGACAAGGCGGCGAGCTGGTACAACGATGAACGCGCGATCGTGCTCGCGGTGGAGCGGCAGCCGGGCACGAACACCGTCGCCGTCGCGACTGCCGTCAAAGCCGTGCTCGCCGAGATCCAGCACGAAATTCCATCCGATGTTTCGATGAACGTGCGGTACGATCGCTCGGTATCGATCGAGCGATCGGTGCACGATGTCAAGTTCTCGCTCGTGCTGGCGCTGGCGCTCGTGATCCTCGTGATCTTCCTGTTCATCCGCAACGGTGTCGCGACGCTGATCCCGAGTCTCACGCTGCCGATGGCGGTGGTCGGGACCTTCGCCGTCATGGCGCTGCTCAATTTCAGCATCGACAACCTCTCGCTCATGGCGCTCACGCTGGCGGTCGGCTTCGTGATCGATGACGCCATCGTGATGCTGGAGAACATCGTTAGGCATCAGGAGATGGGCAAACCGCCGCTCGCGGCGGCGCTCGAAGGCGCCTCGGAGGTCGGTTTCACGATTCTCTCGATGACGCTGTCGCTGGCGGCGGTGTTCATTCCGCTCATTTTCATGGGCGGCCTCATCGGCCGGCTGTTCCGCGAGTTCGCGATCACGATTGCCGCCGCGGTGATCGTGTCCGGCTTCGTCTCGGTGACGCTCACGCCGATGCTCTGCAGCCGGTTCCTGAAACCGCCCCACGAGGTGCACCACGGCCGGGTGTACGAGTGGAGCGAGCGCATGTTCAACGGTTGGCTGCGCGCGTACGAGCGCAGCCTTGCATGGACGATGCGCCACCGCCCGCTCACGCTCGTGTTCTCGGTGTTGATCCTCGTGCTCACGGTGGTGTTGTTCGCGATCGTGCCCAAGGGGCTCTTCCCACCGGACGACTCCGGTCTCTTGTCCGGGACCACCGAAGCAGCAGAGGGCACGTCTTACGACGAGATGGTGCGGCTCAGCACCATTGCGCGGTCGATCGTCGCCAAGGACACGAACGTCGCCGGCTACATGACATCGGTTGGCTCCGGCGGTCCGTCGAGCGCGACCAACCAGGGCTCGTTGTTCCTCGCGCTCAAGCCCGCGGGCCAGCGGCCATCCGGCGACGTCGTGTCCGCCGAACTGTCGCGCAAGCTCTCGCGCATTCCCGGGCTCACCGTGTTCATCCAAAATCCCCCGAGCATTCGCATCGGCGGGCGGTCGTCGAAGGGGCAGTACCAGTTCACGCTGCAGAGCAGCGATGTGAACGAGCTGTACCACTGGACGGACGTCCTGGTGGCGAAGCTGCGGACGCTGCCGATTCTCACCGGCGTGACCACCGACCTGCTCAACCAGAACCCGCAGATCACGGTGCGGATCGACCGCGACCGCGCGGCTCAGTTAGGCGTAACGCCGCAGGCGATCGAGCAGTCGCTCGCCACGGCGTACAACGAGCAGCAGGTCTCGACCATCTACACCGCGAGCAACGAGTATTGGGTGGTGATGCAGACGCTGCCCAAGGACCAGCTCGATGCCGCCGCGCTCGCCCACCTGTACGTGCCCGGCAGCGGGAGCAAGGCGGTCCGCCTGGCGGACATCGCCGACTTCGAGCGCGGCGTCGGGCCGGCGGCGGTGAATCATTCGGGCCAGCTGCCGTCGGTCACCATCTCGTTCAACACGCCGCCCAACGAATCGTTGGGCGCGGCGGTGGCGGCGGTGGAGGACGTCGCGCGCACCACGCTGCCGGCGGACATCACCACCGGCTTCGCCGGCACGGCGCAGGCGTTCCAATCGTCCGAGCAGGGACTCGGCGTGCTGCTCCTGATCACGATCTTCGTGATCTACGTGATCCTCGGCATCCTCTACGAGAGCTTCATCCATCCGATCACGATTCTGACCGGATTGCCCTTCGCCGCGTTCGGCGCGCTCCTGGCGCTCGTGATCACGCACGTCGAGCTGGACGTGTACGGCTACGTCGGGGTCATCATGCTCATCGGCATTGTCAAGAAGAACGCGATCATGATGATCGACTTCGCGGTGCAGACCGAGCGCACCGAGCATTCCTCGCCGGCCGAGGCGATCGTGAAGGCGGCCAGCGTCCGGTTCCGGCCGATCATCATGACCACCTGTGCGGCGATCATGGGGACGCTGCCGATCGCCATTGGCGTCGGGCCGAGCGCCGCGTCGCGGCGTCCGTTAGGCGTCGCCGTCGTCGGCGGCCTCGCCTTCTCGCAGATCGTGACGCTGTACGTGACGCCCGTGTTCTACACGTATCTGGACGACGCGCAGAGCTGGCTCGCCGGCCTGCCGGGCCGCATCAGCCGCCGGTTGCATCGCACGCCGCTCGAGCCCGAGCCGTCTCCGGGCGCGGACGACTAA
- a CDS encoding efflux RND transporter periplasmic adaptor subunit — MRWPSPQDRDGRAAAPASPGAARTALGRPPARVGDTVIARAAAAACLAALLAAGCSKTKAAPRRAAIPVTVKPVARAAVPYDIDANGLVMPTQLANVAPQVDGVITRVDFREGDDVKQGQPLFQIEPRPYQAAYDQALAALARDSATAANAEREVPRYDSLVKQDYVTHEQADQIRATAAAAVATVKADRATLANAAFNLRNTTVRAPIDGRTGALLVREGNLVHAAQGTPLVVINQIKPILVRFAVPGTDLPLIQRYAAQSALPVTAVPSTQSTADSTTSTTGPPGDPNGASPYASDTIASRQMPSIPPATGRLFFIDNAVDTTTGTITLKATFDNTAATLWAGEFVSTSLRLFTEQNALTVPATAVQTGQQGTYVYVVDSADVARQIPVSVERVAGNVTVIASGLTAGQRVVTDGQSRLTPGAKVSILSSAAAVASPASTDSRSSGTSRRRKSQ, encoded by the coding sequence ATGCGCTGGCCCTCTCCGCAGGACCGCGATGGACGCGCTGCCGCGCCGGCCTCTCCGGGCGCCGCCCGCACCGCGTTAGGCAGGCCGCCGGCGAGGGTCGGTGACACGGTGATCGCTCGCGCGGCCGCCGCCGCGTGCCTGGCGGCGCTGCTCGCCGCCGGGTGCTCCAAGACCAAGGCCGCGCCGCGGCGCGCCGCAATCCCGGTCACGGTCAAGCCGGTCGCCCGCGCGGCCGTCCCGTACGACATTGATGCCAACGGTCTCGTCATGCCGACGCAACTCGCGAACGTTGCGCCGCAAGTCGATGGCGTGATCACGCGCGTCGATTTTCGCGAAGGCGACGACGTGAAGCAGGGGCAGCCGTTGTTCCAGATCGAACCCAGGCCATACCAGGCGGCATACGATCAAGCCCTCGCCGCGCTGGCTCGCGACAGCGCCACGGCCGCGAACGCCGAGCGCGAAGTGCCGCGGTACGATTCGTTAGTCAAGCAGGATTACGTCACGCACGAGCAGGCCGATCAGATTCGCGCCACCGCCGCCGCCGCCGTCGCAACGGTCAAGGCAGACCGCGCTACGCTCGCCAACGCCGCATTCAATCTCCGCAACACCACCGTGCGCGCGCCGATCGATGGCCGCACCGGCGCGTTGCTCGTGCGCGAAGGCAATCTCGTGCACGCGGCCCAGGGCACGCCGCTCGTGGTGATCAATCAGATCAAGCCGATCCTCGTTCGCTTCGCGGTTCCCGGCACCGATCTGCCGCTCATCCAGCGCTATGCGGCGCAATCGGCGCTGCCGGTGACCGCGGTGCCGAGTACGCAATCGACGGCCGACTCCACCACGTCGACGACCGGACCGCCAGGCGATCCTAACGGCGCATCGCCTTACGCGTCGGACACGATCGCGTCGCGGCAGATGCCATCGATTCCACCGGCCACCGGCCGCCTGTTTTTCATCGACAACGCGGTCGACACGACGACCGGCACGATCACGCTCAAGGCGACGTTCGACAATACGGCGGCGACGCTGTGGGCGGGCGAGTTCGTGTCCACGTCCCTGCGGCTCTTTACCGAACAGAACGCGCTCACGGTGCCGGCAACGGCCGTGCAGACGGGCCAGCAGGGAACCTACGTCTACGTGGTCGACAGCGCGGACGTCGCCCGGCAGATCCCCGTCTCGGTCGAGCGGGTGGCCGGCAACGTGACGGTGATCGCCTCCGGCCTAACGGCAGGCCAGCGCGTGGTCACCGACGGCCAGTCGCGCCTGACGCCCGGCGCCAAGGTTTCGATCTTGAGCTCGGCGGCCGCTGTGGCGTCGCCTGCCTCGACGGATTCGAGATCCAGCGGCACGTCGCGCCGACGGAAGTCGCAATGA
- a CDS encoding ADOP family duplicated permease gives MRPISMVRHIWRTVAHRRRAELDLDEELHAYVALLAAEHQRAGAGPEAARRAALLATGGIERVKDETRDAWVGESISNAVRAVRHALRSLARSPVYTSTAILTLAIGIGGATAMITIFKGTLLRPLPAVRAPAQLVSVEVVASSGALGEMSYPDFRDIRGETHTLSGLTAYNGTPMQVHDAAGDTRAMVNYVSGEFFSVLGVRAAAGRLLAPSDVVPRTIAPVVVISYRFWQQRFGRAVSAVGSTLDVYGYPLTIIGVAPKGFIGAMNLYPMDLWIPLTMLQPVSNEGDPTARRGDGWFRAVGRLAPGHTVAEAQRELSLIMSRLAATYAEDRGRGVRVFAGAGMASYDRSDVERLPRLVSAAVAMVLLIACANVANLGLVRSAARRRELATRLALGASRTSLAGRLAIEGAILAVAAAALGVGLAQLVVWAPVVHTIVAMPNPDLSLDWRVVFAAALLALGVAVLVSLAPVAHAMHLSPGAVLKDGAAGAVRRRSRLQRLLVAGQVAASLVLLGAAAAVFDAMQHMLAADPGFDVPGVTYAWIDPHTARLDSAGQLAFFRELLANVRRNASVAAAALTTTPPPQEWSTRASVFRAGEEPSREQLAGHDFDFPIRSYMDNVSPALFAVLHIPLLRGREFTSADDEHAAHVVIVSRRLGEALWPGVNPIGKLLVWPNLSGAPRPPLLVVGEVADTKHASLADAEPPFVMYVPYTQERPTNLSLLVRTRDGAPVSAAWIRRIVAGIAPSARVEEPRPLGSVIAMTLEPQRLASLWIGAFGSLALVLAAVGLYGVVAQGVLQRRRELAVRTALGARPRAIAWLVIGEGLSLGAGGAGAGLAASVLAMRLVRAELEGVGAFDARAIAVAAALLTAMVLLACWIPARRAARLDPMAALRVD, from the coding sequence ATGCGCCCCATCTCGATGGTCCGACACATCTGGCGAACCGTCGCCCACCGGCGGCGCGCCGAGCTCGACCTGGACGAGGAACTGCACGCCTACGTCGCGTTGCTCGCGGCCGAGCATCAGCGGGCAGGTGCCGGACCCGAGGCGGCGCGGCGAGCCGCGCTCCTTGCCACCGGTGGAATCGAGCGCGTGAAAGACGAGACGCGTGACGCCTGGGTCGGCGAATCGATCTCCAACGCCGTTCGCGCTGTGCGACACGCGCTGCGCTCGCTCGCGCGCTCACCTGTCTACACGAGCACGGCGATTCTGACGCTGGCCATCGGCATCGGCGGCGCCACGGCCATGATCACCATCTTCAAGGGCACGCTGCTGCGCCCGCTGCCCGCCGTGCGTGCGCCCGCGCAGCTCGTATCGGTTGAGGTCGTGGCCTCATCGGGCGCGCTCGGCGAAATGAGCTATCCCGATTTTCGGGACATTCGCGGCGAGACCCACACGCTTTCTGGCCTAACGGCCTACAACGGAACGCCGATGCAGGTGCACGACGCCGCCGGCGACACGCGCGCGATGGTGAACTACGTGAGCGGCGAGTTCTTCTCCGTGCTCGGCGTTCGCGCGGCAGCGGGGCGGCTGCTCGCACCATCGGATGTCGTGCCGCGCACGATCGCGCCGGTGGTCGTGATCAGCTATCGGTTCTGGCAGCAGCGATTCGGCCGAGCGGTATCGGCGGTCGGCTCGACGCTCGATGTGTATGGCTATCCGCTCACGATCATCGGCGTCGCGCCGAAAGGATTCATCGGTGCGATGAACCTGTATCCGATGGATCTCTGGATCCCGCTGACGATGCTGCAGCCGGTGTCTAACGAGGGCGACCCGACCGCCCGTCGCGGCGACGGCTGGTTCCGCGCCGTTGGGCGGCTGGCGCCCGGACACACGGTCGCGGAGGCGCAGCGCGAGCTGTCCCTGATCATGAGCCGCCTGGCGGCGACGTATGCGGAGGATCGCGGTCGCGGCGTTCGCGTGTTCGCCGGCGCGGGCATGGCGAGCTACGACCGGAGCGACGTGGAGCGGCTGCCGCGCCTCGTGTCCGCAGCCGTCGCCATGGTGCTGCTCATCGCCTGTGCGAACGTCGCCAATCTCGGGCTCGTTCGGTCGGCGGCGCGCCGGCGCGAGCTGGCGACGCGTCTGGCGCTCGGCGCGTCGCGCACGTCGCTCGCCGGACGTCTGGCCATTGAGGGCGCCATCCTCGCGGTGGCTGCCGCGGCGCTTGGCGTGGGGCTCGCGCAGCTGGTCGTGTGGGCCCCCGTGGTCCACACAATAGTGGCGATGCCGAATCCCGATCTGTCATTGGATTGGCGCGTGGTGTTCGCGGCGGCGCTGCTTGCGTTAGGCGTCGCCGTGCTGGTCTCGCTCGCGCCGGTGGCGCACGCGATGCACCTGTCGCCGGGAGCGGTGCTCAAGGATGGCGCGGCCGGCGCGGTGCGGCGCCGGTCGCGCCTGCAGCGGCTGCTGGTTGCGGGCCAGGTGGCCGCCTCGCTCGTTTTGTTAGGCGCAGCCGCCGCGGTATTCGATGCGATGCAGCACATGCTCGCCGCCGACCCGGGCTTCGATGTGCCCGGCGTGACGTACGCCTGGATCGACCCGCACACGGCACGGTTGGACAGCGCGGGACAGCTCGCGTTTTTCCGCGAGCTACTGGCCAACGTGCGACGGAATGCGAGCGTGGCCGCCGCCGCGCTCACCACCACGCCGCCGCCGCAAGAGTGGTCGACGCGCGCGTCGGTCTTTCGCGCGGGTGAAGAACCATCGCGCGAGCAGCTCGCGGGCCACGACTTCGATTTTCCGATCAGGTCCTACATGGACAACGTGTCGCCGGCGCTCTTCGCTGTGCTGCACATTCCACTGTTGCGCGGTCGAGAGTTCACGTCGGCGGACGACGAGCACGCCGCGCACGTCGTCATCGTGAGCCGCCGCCTCGGTGAGGCGCTGTGGCCGGGTGTGAACCCCATCGGCAAGCTGCTCGTGTGGCCTAACCTCTCCGGCGCGCCGCGCCCGCCGCTGCTCGTGGTCGGGGAGGTGGCCGACACCAAGCACGCCTCGCTCGCCGACGCCGAGCCGCCGTTCGTGATGTACGTCCCATACACGCAGGAGCGACCGACCAATCTGTCGCTGCTCGTGCGCACGCGCGACGGCGCGCCGGTGTCCGCGGCGTGGATCCGCCGCATCGTCGCGGGCATCGCACCTTCGGCGAGAGTCGAAGAACCGCGGCCACTGGGGAGTGTGATCGCGATGACGCTCGAGCCCCAGCGACTCGCGAGCCTGTGGATCGGAGCGTTCGGCTCGCTGGCGCTGGTGCTGGCGGCGGTCGGCTTGTACGGCGTCGTGGCGCAGGGCGTGTTGCAGCGCCGGCGCGAGCTCGCGGTGCGCACCGCACTCGGCGCCCGGCCGCGGGCGATCGCATGGCTCGTGATCGGCGAAGGGCTTTCGTTAGGCGCAGGGGGCGCCGGCGCCGGACTCGCCGCCTCGGTACTCGCGATGCGCCTGGTGCGCGCAGAGCTCGAGGGTGTCGGCGCCTTCGATGCGCGCGCGATCGCCGTGGCCGCCGCGCTGCTGACGGCCATGGTGCTCCTCGCCTGTTGGATTCCCGCCCGTCGCGCGGCGCGTCTCGATCCGATGGCCGCCCTGCGCGTGGACTGA
- a CDS encoding PadR family transcriptional regulator, with amino-acid sequence MPQTPLLQGTLDLLILKALSLEPLHGLAVSRRVEQITRGAYSVRPGSLFPALHRLEQHGWLAASWGASEHNRRAKYYRLTPAGRRQLAAETDEWKRVAGAMRAALESA; translated from the coding sequence ATGCCGCAGACGCCGCTGCTACAGGGAACCCTCGACCTGCTCATCCTCAAGGCCCTGAGCCTCGAGCCGCTGCATGGACTCGCGGTCTCTCGGCGCGTCGAGCAGATCACGCGCGGGGCGTACAGCGTTCGGCCGGGTTCGCTCTTTCCGGCGCTGCATCGCCTCGAGCAGCACGGATGGCTCGCGGCCTCGTGGGGAGCATCCGAGCACAACCGCCGCGCCAAGTACTACCGCCTAACGCCCGCCGGCCGGCGCCAGTTGGCCGCCGAAACCGACGAGTGGAAACGGGTGGCCGGCGCGATGCGCGCCGCGCTCGAATCCGCATAG